The region CTTCCATGGCTGCTCCTCATGTTACAGGAGCCCTTGCACTTTTATTCCAAGCTAACCCTGCGCTTACAGTTGACAGTGCTTACATGATTCTGATAAATACAACAACAAAGCCTACGACCTGTGGGTATACTTATCCGAATGACAGAGTAGGATGGGGTATAGTAAACGTTTGGAAAGCAATACAAACTCAACTTGGAAGGCCGATTGTTACTATAGCCTCTTGGGACACTTCTAATACTGGACAAGCATGGGATCCTGGAGAGCAGGCAATTTTTGATTTTGTTGCAAAAAACTTTGGTCAAGCTCCTGCTTATTCAATTACAGGAAAATTAAGGACAACAAGCCCTTACGTAACTATAACTGATTCAACAGGAAGCTGGCCTGATTTACAACCTGGACAAAGTGCAAATAACACCGATAACTTTTCTGCTATTTCAGCTCCTGGAACCCCAATCGGAACCCTAGTTAACTTTACTCTTTATATATATGGAACCGATAACAGTGGAAATAATTATACATGGCAATATGATTTTTCCATAAGGGTTGGTGCGCTTGGAGCAACTCTTACTGATATACCAGCTGGAAATGCTATTTTAACGGTTACAAACAGGGGTGGATTTCCCTCTCAAGACGAGTTTGGAAACTTTGGAGGTGGAACAGGATTCAAGTGGCCAAAGACCGGCTCTAATCATTTGTACTATGGCTCTATAGGAATTACAAACAGCTCTACATATGTAGCAGATGCCTTTTACAACGCAAATGATGCCTTTGACGATGATTTTGCGGCAAGAGATGGACTCTGGTGGATAAGGCCAGCTTTTAAGGGCGATACATTAACAAGAGCTGGATACGATGATAGTCCTCATTCATCTTCAAAGAACATATACATTACACAGTACGCCTATGCCTTCTCAAAACCTACTAACCCTGGTCCTGGAAACGGAGTTTTAGTTGAACTGAACATAATAAACAAGGGCTCAACCGCAGTTTCAGGACTTTACGCAGGTCTCTTCATGGACTTTGACATAAATCCTTATAGTAGTAATAGTGGTAGCAAAGATTTAACAAGAAGACTTATTTACATGTACTATGGTTCAATTTATACTGGGGTAGCACTTGTTGAGCCTCAGGTTGGATTTATTGGTAAATTCTTGCATAATCCGACTTATGTCTATCCTAGCGGTAGACCAACAGAAGCAGAGAAATATCAATTCCTTTCAGGACAGATTGGTTTAGATCAGACTGATCAAGCGGGTGATTGGACAATAGTAGCGTCCTATGGTCCCTTTAATCTTTTACCCAATGATACTCAACGGGTTGTTTTTGCAATTGTTGGTGGAAACAGTTTAACTAATTTGAGGCAAAATGTAGATTCAATAATGAACCGCTATACAGATATTAAAGAGGTAATAAGGGATCTTAAGCTGAGTCTTTCAATATTCTCATATAGAGGAAAGGACGGTTTAAAGGTGAAGTTTACTCTGCCATATAATTCTAATGTTACTCTTGATCTTATTGATCTTTCTGGAAGATTGGTGCGAAGCATAGAAAGTGGTAAGAAGGATGCTGGTGTTTATTTTATAAATTTAAGGTCAGAGGAAATTGGTAAGGGTGTCTTTTTCCTGAAGTTAAAGACAGATAAAGAAAGTCGTGTTTTAAAGATTTTTAACTATTAGAGTTTAGCTAGGGTTTAAAGTTTTAAATTTTTTATGAATGAGGAGTTTTCTTTTTATTTCTTATTATTTTCCACCGGAGCCTTACGCTGCATCGGTAAGAGCCTATCATTACGTTAAGAATTTAAAAAATTTTTTTAAACCTTATGTTTTAACAAAAAGAATAAGCGGGGTTTTTATAAAAGATGACTCGCTCTTAAAGGATTTAGATGGAATAAGGATAGAAAGAGTTTTTGATTATATTTCTTTTATAAAAAGTTTTATAAAATTAAAGGGAGGAGCTGGGAGGGAGGTTAAAAGGATTTTAAAGCCATTTTATGATAGAGCAAGGAGTATATTAGAAAAAGAAAGAGTTGATTTTATCATAATAACAGTTCCACCCTTTGAGCTTTTAAAAGTTGGAGTATCTCTAAAAAAAAGATTTAAT is a window of Candidatus Hydrothermales bacterium DNA encoding:
- a CDS encoding S8 family peptidase, with the translated sequence MFNVLLALISFINPFRPSFEKVSEDLLEKLYETSDREKLTVIILMNPSPDYEFIKKIPDIKSRADYLKTLASESQRDLLDFLSKNLNSEVEFYEPYWVYNGIRAKLTNRLIKELIKREDVLRIELEPKVFLIRPEKPDASYTFFDSKAAPWNMQMIKADSAWANNFRGEGVIVGAMDSGIDRTHPAFAGVQFKARAFTTDGNPFNDACQHGTHVSGTIIGGTGNFGTNDIGVAPNVPYFVMAKIFDNSCYAGNISAAFQWIASLKADSNINIRAVNNSWGSCYTTSTAYWQAVLSWRALEIFPVFSIGNNANCNTSCASTGTAGTPGNYPTLIGVGTVGTNGCHDCVGQRGPAPNQSPWNDPTYWFYPTWNLLKPDIAAPGSGVRSSVPGGGYATWDGSSMAAPHVTGALALLFQANPALTVDSAYMILINTTTKPTTCGYTYPNDRVGWGIVNVWKAIQTQLGRPIVTIASWDTSNTGQAWDPGEQAIFDFVAKNFGQAPAYSITGKLRTTSPYVTITDSTGSWPDLQPGQSANNTDNFSAISAPGTPIGTLVNFTLYIYGTDNSGNNYTWQYDFSIRVGALGATLTDIPAGNAILTVTNRGGFPSQDEFGNFGGGTGFKWPKTGSNHLYYGSIGITNSSTYVADAFYNANDAFDDDFAARDGLWWIRPAFKGDTLTRAGYDDSPHSSSKNIYITQYAYAFSKPTNPGPGNGVLVELNIINKGSTAVSGLYAGLFMDFDINPYSSNSGSKDLTRRLIYMYYGSIYTGVALVEPQVGFIGKFLHNPTYVYPSGRPTEAEKYQFLSGQIGLDQTDQAGDWTIVASYGPFNLLPNDTQRVVFAIVGGNSLTNLRQNVDSIMNRYTDIKEVIRDLKLSLSIFSYRGKDGLKVKFTLPYNSNVTLDLIDLSGRLVRSIESGKKDAGVYFINLRSEEIGKGVFFLKLKTDKESRVLKIFNY